The following are encoded together in the Cicer arietinum cultivar CDC Frontier isolate Library 1 chromosome 2, Cicar.CDCFrontier_v2.0, whole genome shotgun sequence genome:
- the LOC140919367 gene encoding uncharacterized protein yields the protein MASQSETKSIFTNYITYPLSVEKLNESNYDSWAADIKLWLRGQGYEDHIAQNPKKVSVTETSKWSQIDAQLCIVIKSTLHPDVKLIFHPHLTCESVWSQANALYTNDTQRLYGVCHRLLNIITPNALHDFNELLPLAANNPVEQKKELDQCNTFFMLLALYGLLLEYSTTRDQTLGSVIISDMSTTSMILFRVPTKHPVEHSITPVSGDTAPLVSQGHNQHRSRGGPSNSNPHPKCEDCHQLGHTIDRCWKLHGKPSPSINATQLDPSATIQTTPSPQGSSTNYEDFLRWVQSHPNSSSPTSVAHTGNSSVYLSHSSSLGPWVLDSGASDHVTGNKCLFSSLSTSSFLPTITSANGTQTWSQGVGTVHIFSSISVASVLYDRNSGRTIGVRCESQDLYHLSTSSKTCSATKSPNTIQAQLGHLSLTKLQKLAPILSKLSTLHYSPPMPPLDPALPPGPDFPIALHKDIRTTRNPSPHYIDLCYHHLSPLHYTCLSSLSSVFIPKTTGEALPHPKWKQAMLDEMCALQSSAIQHWPLPQLDIKNAFLHGDLKEEVYMEQPPRFVTQGESSNIVCRLHRSLYGLKQSHRAWFDRFSSVVQEFGMIRSEADHSNLERENRRKPPEDTTKGNHQMTQSWSLLDIYAKNGDMDSAEKAFVSFVQHNVVSWNITISENGNICNSEKAVEFFESM from the exons ATGGCGTCTCAGTCTGAAACAAAGAGCATTTTCACCAACTACATCACTTATCCTCTCTctgttgaaaaattgaatgaatcaaattatgatagttgggctGCCGATATCAAACTATGGCTACGTGGTCAAGGTTACGAGGACCATATCGCCCAAAACCCTAAAAAGGTGAGTGTGACTGAAACATCGAAATGGAGTCAGATTGATGCTCAACTATGTATTGTCATTAAGTCTACACTTCATCCAGATGTTAAACTGATTTTCCATCCGCATCTCACGTGTGAATCGGTTTGGAGTCAAGCAAATGCACTCTATACTAACGACACACAACGTCTCTATGGAGTTTGTCACCGCTTGTTGAATATAATTACTCCGAA TGCACTTCATGACTTTAATGAGCTTCTCCCTCTTGCTGCAAATAATCCAGTTGAACAAaagaaggagttggatcaaTGCAACACCTTCTTCATGCTTCTTGCACTCTATGGCCTACTTCTGGAGTACTCTACAACTCGTGATCAAACTTTGGGGTCTGTTATTATTTCGGATATGTCTACTACCTCAATGATCCTCTTTCGAGTACCAACAAAACATCCAGTTGAGCACTCTATTACTCCAGTTTCGGGTGACACTGCTCCCCTTGTATCTCAGGGACATAATCAACATCGTTCTCGTGGAGGACCATCCAACTCTAACCCTCATCCCAAATGCGAGGATTGTCATCAGCTTGGACACACTATTGATCGTTGTTGGAAGTTGCATGGTAAGCCTTCGCCTTCGATAAATGCAACTCAACTTGATCCTTCTGCCACTATTCAAACTACACCATCTCCACAAGGCTCCTCGACAAATTATGAAGATTTTCTCCGATGGGTTCAGAGTCATCCGAACTCTAGTTCTCCTACTTCGGTTGCACACACTGGTAACTCATCTGTTTACCTCTCTCACTCATCTTCTCTCGGCCCTTGGGTTCTTGATTCTGGTGCGTCTGATCATGTTACTGGTAATAAATGTCTCTTTTCTTCACTCTCTACATCTAGTTTTTTACCTACTATAACTTCTGCCAATGGTACTCAAACCTGGTCTCAAGGAGTTGGCACTGTCCACATTTTCTCTTCCATCTCAGTTGCATCTGTTCTCTAT GACCGGAATTCGGGGCGGACGATTGGCGTCAGATGTGAGTCACAAGACCTCTATCACCTTTCTACATCTTCCAAGACATGCTCTGCCACAAAGTCCCCTAATACTATCCAAGCTCAGCTAGGACACCTAAGTCTTACCAAACTACAAAAATTGGCGCCTATTTTGTCTAAGTTGTCTACTttacatt ACTCTCCTCCGATGCCACCTCTGGATCCGGCCCTGCCACCTGGGCCTGACTTTCCCATTGCTCTTCATAAGGATATTCGCACCACCCGTAATCcatctcctcattatattgatttgtgttatcatcATCTTTCTCCTTTACATTACACTTGCTTGTCCTCCTTGTCTTCTGTTTTTATTCCTAAAACTACAGGTGAAGCATTACCCCACCCTAAGTGGAAgcaagcaatgcttgatgagatgtgtgctctacaaagCAGTG CAATTCAACATTGGCCTCTCCCTCAGCTTGACATAAAAAATGCCTTTTTGCACGGTGATCTAAAAGAGGAagtttatatggagcaaccaccaaGGTTTGTTACTCAGGGGGAGTCTTCTAACATAGTTTGTCGACTACACAggtccctttatggtcttaaacagtctcatAGAGCTTGGTTTGACAGATTCAGCTCGGTAGTACAAGAGTTCGGTATGATCCGTAGTGAAGCTGATCACTCT AATCTAGAGAGGGAAAATCGAAGAAAACCACCAGAGGATACGACCAAAGGAAACCACCAAATG ACTCAAAGTTGGTCTTTGCTTGATATATATGCTAAAAATGGGGACATGGATAGTGCTGAAAAAGCTTTTGTTAGTTTTGTTCAACATAATGTTGTTTCTTGGAATATAACGATATCTGAGAATGGAAACATATGCAACAGTGAGAAAGCTGTTGAGTTTTTTGAGAGCATGTGA